The Rhinoderma darwinii isolate aRhiDar2 chromosome 11, aRhiDar2.hap1, whole genome shotgun sequence genome window below encodes:
- the LOC142663505 gene encoding uncharacterized protein LOC142663505 isoform X2 yields the protein MIDIKIEVVEEEEEEEEEEEETYLVDERQIKEEEIAVDIGTAGLNRNISDEQLLLSSDCKSEDNDFSEDSPEETSITPQVFEATDQSPDPTRHEERSSDKSYVETQRAGRRRSKTYPCSECSKCFTTKSFLLRHQKMHSKKSLFSCSECGKCFTHKSERARHERVHTGEKPFPCFDCGKRFPHKSELVRHERIHTGEKPFTCSECGKSFRQKSDFLKHQRIHTGEKPFSCSECGKYFTQKSNLVEHQKIHTGEKPFSCSNCGKSFARKAELGKHQRIHTGEKPFLCSQCGKRFTHKSEHIRHERIHKGEKPFSCFECGYSFAMKSELVKHQRIHTGEKPFSCPDCGKCFTQKSTLVTHQRTHTGERPFMCLECGKGFTQKSDLGKHLRIHTGEKPFSCSVCGRCFTRKPELVTHQRSHKYENTSSVLDD from the coding sequence CAGGTCTGAACAGAAATATCTCAGATGAGCAGCTCCTGTTATCCTCAGATTGTAAAAGTGAAGATAACGACTTCTCGGAAGATTCTCCTGAAGAAACCTCCATTACGCCTCAAGTGTTTGAGGCTACCGATCAGTCGCCTGACCCAACACGTCATGAGGAACGTTCTTCCGATAAGTCGTATGTTGAAACTCAACGTGCAGGTCGCAGAAGGAGCAAAACCTATCCCTGTTCTGAATGTAGCAAGTGTTTTACAACAAAATCTTTCTTGCTTCGCCATCAGAAAATGCACTCGAAAAAGTCTCTGTTTTCATGCTCCGAGTGTGGAAAATGCTTTACTCATAAATCGGAACGTGCTCGACATGAAAGAGTTCACACTGGAGAAAAGCCTTTTCCGTGCTTCGACTGTGGAAAACGTTTTCCCCACAAATCAGAACTTGTTCGACATGAGAGAATCCACACGGGAGAGAAGCCCTTTACATGTTCTGAGTGTGGGAAGAGTTTCAGGCAGAAATCTGACTTTCTtaaacatcagagaattcacaccggTGAGAAGCCGTTTTCATGTTCCgaatgtgggaaatattttacGCAGAAGTCTAACCTTGTTGAACATCAGAAAATTCACACCGGGGAGAAACCATTTTCATgctcaaattgtgggaaaagtttTGCCAGGAAAGCAGAACTTGGtaaacatcagagaattcacacgggGGAGAAGCCGTTTTTATGTTCCCAGTGCGGGAAACGGTTTACACACAAATCGGAACACATTCGACATGAACGAATTCACAagggggagaagccattttcatgtttcGAGTGCGGATACAGCTTTGCAATGAAATCAGAACTGGTTAAACATCAGAGAATCCATACGGGGGAGAAGCCGTTCTCATGTCCCGATTGTGGCAaatgctttacacagaaatctacACTCGTCACCCATCAAAGAACTCACACCGGAGAGAGGCCCTTCATGTGTTTAGAGTGCGGGAAAGGGTTTACCCAGAAATCAGATCTTGGGAAACACCTAAGAATTCACACGGGGGAGAAGCCATTCTCGTGCTCTGTATGTGGGAGATGTTTTACCAGGAAACCTGAACTTGTCACACACCAGAGATCTCATAAGTACGAGAACACCAGCTCCGTGTTAGATGACTAG